A genomic window from Bradyrhizobium lupini includes:
- a CDS encoding exopolysaccharide biosynthesis polyprenyl glycosylphosphotransferase — translation MWVSRAQSGWAAGDLSNALGLALVSATCLVCLLKTHGLYRPAELLVLRSQMRAVWIAWASLLFLIWAGYGFAIGSGSSHQAGTLFAVLGLGLLMAERWGVRALLGKGLSGRKFASTNIVLVSDQPPSKNAGLPETLAMHGYCVRGRFSLPPIGFGPACRRRLTARVIDYIRSSELDQVVVEAHPERWPELRAFVADLRVLPLPVVFVPVGTTSELLRHPTRSLGSTVCVELQGGPLTQLDCATKRIIDLFGAALALTILAPLLVLAALAIKLDSPGPIFFRQQRCGFNGRIFLIRKFRTMHVLEDGPAILQAHRLDRRVTRVGKWLRRTSFDELPQLLNVLDGSMSLVGPRPHALAHDGEFDKLVRNYALRRRVRPGLTGWAQVHGCRGPTPTAITVETRVQYDLWYIDNWSLRLDLVILLRTPLEVLRGRNAY, via the coding sequence ATGTGGGTGAGCCGAGCTCAGAGTGGATGGGCTGCAGGCGACTTAAGCAACGCACTTGGCCTGGCCCTAGTCAGCGCAACATGTCTCGTTTGCCTCTTGAAGACGCACGGTCTTTATCGGCCGGCCGAGCTCCTCGTCCTGCGAAGTCAGATGCGCGCCGTCTGGATTGCATGGGCGTCATTGTTGTTCTTGATATGGGCCGGGTACGGTTTTGCAATTGGTTCGGGCTCTTCTCACCAAGCGGGCACACTTTTCGCTGTCCTGGGCCTGGGCTTGCTTATGGCCGAGCGGTGGGGAGTGAGAGCGCTTCTCGGGAAGGGCCTGAGCGGCAGAAAATTCGCCAGCACAAACATTGTTCTGGTCAGCGACCAGCCGCCATCGAAAAACGCCGGACTGCCTGAAACGCTGGCGATGCATGGTTATTGTGTCCGAGGCCGGTTCAGCTTGCCCCCAATCGGCTTCGGTCCTGCCTGTCGAAGGCGGCTCACGGCTCGCGTGATTGACTACATTCGCAGCTCCGAGCTCGACCAGGTGGTTGTGGAAGCGCACCCGGAACGATGGCCCGAACTCCGGGCCTTCGTTGCCGATTTGCGGGTCTTGCCGCTACCGGTTGTGTTCGTGCCGGTCGGTACGACATCCGAATTGCTTCGACACCCCACACGAAGCCTTGGAAGTACGGTCTGTGTTGAACTCCAGGGTGGGCCGCTTACGCAGCTGGACTGTGCGACCAAACGAATCATTGATCTTTTCGGCGCCGCGCTCGCCTTGACGATACTTGCCCCGCTGCTTGTGCTGGCCGCACTTGCAATCAAGCTGGACTCGCCCGGCCCCATATTCTTTCGACAGCAACGCTGTGGTTTTAATGGCCGGATCTTCCTGATCCGCAAATTCCGGACGATGCATGTGCTCGAGGACGGGCCGGCGATCCTTCAGGCCCATCGCCTCGACCGACGGGTGACGCGCGTCGGCAAATGGCTGCGACGGACAAGCTTCGATGAACTGCCACAGCTGTTAAACGTTCTCGACGGCAGCATGTCGCTGGTCGGTCCCCGTCCTCATGCCTTGGCTCATGACGGAGAATTTGACAAGCTCGTGCGGAACTACGCCCTACGCCGCAGGGTCAGGCCAGGACTGACCGGATGGGCCCAAGTCCATGGCTGCCGCGGTCCAACCCCCACAGCCATCACGGTCGAAACACGCGTACAATACGATCTCTGGTACATCGACAACTGGAGCCTTCGGCTTGATCTCGTGATCCTGCTGCGAACTCCCCTCGAAGTGCTGCGGGGACGCAACGCCTATTAG